One region of Roseovarius faecimaris genomic DNA includes:
- the aroQ gene encoding type II 3-dehydroquinate dehydratase → MTSILILNGPNLNLLGTRQPEVYGTTTLLDIEHRCKAIAIELGVAMSFQQDNSEGALVDHIHAARGTHDGIILNAGAYTHTSVALMDAISSVELPVIELHLSNIHAREEFRHKSFIAPVALGVICGFGAAGYGHALRAMTEHLRAAA, encoded by the coding sequence ATGACCTCGATCCTCATTCTCAATGGTCCCAACCTGAACCTGCTTGGCACCCGCCAGCCGGAGGTCTATGGTACGACGACGCTTCTGGATATCGAGCATCGGTGCAAGGCCATAGCGATCGAGCTGGGCGTCGCGATGTCCTTTCAGCAGGATAATTCCGAGGGCGCGCTGGTCGATCACATCCATGCTGCGCGCGGCACACATGACGGCATCATCCTGAATGCCGGTGCCTACACGCATACCTCCGTAGCTCTGATGGATGCGATAAGCTCAGTGGAATTGCCGGTGATCGAGCTGCATCTGAGCAATATCCATGCGCGCGAAGAGTTCCGGCACAAATCCTTCATCGCGCCTGTGGCCCTTGGGGTGATCTGTGGTTTTGGGGCTGCGGGATACGGTCACGCGCTCAGAGCCATGACCGAACATCTTCGGGCGGCTGCATGA
- a CDS encoding acyl-CoA dehydrogenase produces the protein MTLDAPVLKAKDAPDLGQFDWADPLRLSDQLAEDERMIADSARAYAQEKLQPRVTKAYANEETDPEIFREMGEMGLLGTTIPEEYGGLGAGYVSYGLVAREVERVDSGYRSMMSVQSSLVMYPIYAYGTEAQRQKYLPRLASGEWIGCFGLTEPDAGSDPAGMKTRAEKIDGGYRLTGSKMWISNSPIADVFVVWAKSEAHDGKIKGFVLEKGMKGLSAPKIENKLSLRASITGEIVLNGVEVTEDALLPNVQGLKGPFGCLNRARYGIAWGVMGAAEYCWHAARQYGLDRHQFKRPLAQTQLFQKKLADMQTEITLGLQACLQVGRLMDAANAAPEMISLIKRNNCGKALDIARHARDMHGGNGISGEFQVIRHMMNLETVNTYEGTHDVHALILGRAQTGLQAFF, from the coding sequence ATGACACTCGACGCCCCCGTTCTCAAAGCCAAAGATGCCCCCGATCTCGGTCAGTTCGACTGGGCCGATCCGCTGCGCCTGAGTGATCAGCTTGCCGAAGACGAGCGCATGATCGCCGACAGCGCCCGTGCATACGCTCAGGAAAAACTGCAACCGCGCGTCACCAAAGCCTATGCCAATGAAGAAACCGATCCCGAGATTTTCCGCGAAATGGGCGAGATGGGGCTTCTGGGCACGACGATCCCCGAAGAATACGGCGGGTTGGGCGCGGGCTATGTAAGCTACGGTTTGGTCGCGCGCGAGGTGGAGCGGGTGGACTCGGGGTATCGGTCGATGATGTCCGTGCAGAGCTCTCTCGTGATGTATCCGATCTATGCCTATGGCACCGAGGCGCAGCGGCAGAAATACCTGCCCAGACTGGCTTCGGGCGAGTGGATCGGCTGTTTTGGCCTGACCGAGCCGGATGCGGGCAGCGACCCGGCCGGGATGAAAACCCGCGCCGAGAAGATTGACGGCGGTTATCGCCTGACGGGATCCAAGATGTGGATCTCCAACAGCCCGATTGCCGATGTCTTCGTGGTCTGGGCGAAATCCGAAGCGCATGACGGCAAGATCAAGGGTTTCGTGCTGGAAAAGGGCATGAAGGGCCTTTCTGCGCCCAAGATCGAGAACAAGCTGAGCCTGCGCGCCTCCATCACCGGCGAGATCGTGCTGAACGGAGTCGAAGTGACCGAAGACGCATTATTGCCGAATGTTCAGGGGCTGAAAGGGCCGTTCGGATGCCTCAACCGGGCCCGCTATGGTATCGCCTGGGGGGTCATGGGCGCCGCCGAGTATTGCTGGCATGCGGCGCGGCAATACGGGCTTGACCGGCACCAGTTCAAACGGCCTCTGGCGCAGACGCAGCTCTTCCAGAAGAAGCTCGCCGATATGCAGACCGAGATCACCCTGGGCCTGCAAGCCTGCCTTCAGGTCGGCCGTCTGATGGATGCTGCCAACGCAGCGCCCGAGATGATCAGCCTGATCAAGCGCAACAACTGCGGCAAGGCGCTCGATATTGCGCGTCATGCACGGGACATGCACGGTGGCAACGGGATCTCGGGTGAGTTCCAGGTGATCCGTCACATGATGAACCTTGAGACGGTCAACACCTATGAAGGCACGCATGACGTTCATGCGCTGATCCTCGGCCGTGCGCAAACCGGGCTTCAGGCGTTTTTCTGA
- a CDS encoding autoinducer binding domain-containing protein, with amino-acid sequence MIETEHLKRLLNAQEIETLWNMHTQTMAAYGFDRLIYGFTRYRTATSLGDPEDFVLLTNHSSDYTDTFIGSGLYHHAPMVRWALDHDGPCSWNVMQTMISSGTLSDQERKVVAFNQSHDVTAGYSISFKSMSPRSKGAIALTARKGMDQAEVDAIWAEHGDDITVLNNITHLRILSLPYTSPNRALTKRQREVLAWVGDGKTVQDIAMLLELTPATIEKHLRLAREALSVETTAQAVLKAAFQNQMFVLDT; translated from the coding sequence ATGATCGAAACCGAGCATCTAAAGCGCCTGCTCAACGCGCAGGAAATCGAAACGCTCTGGAACATGCATACACAGACGATGGCCGCATACGGGTTTGACCGGCTGATCTATGGGTTCACGCGCTATCGCACCGCAACCTCGCTTGGCGATCCCGAAGATTTCGTGCTGCTCACCAATCACAGTTCGGATTATACCGACACCTTCATTGGAAGCGGTCTGTATCATCATGCGCCGATGGTCCGCTGGGCGCTTGATCATGACGGACCTTGTTCCTGGAATGTGATGCAGACCATGATCAGTTCCGGCACCCTGAGCGATCAAGAGCGCAAGGTGGTCGCGTTCAACCAGTCGCATGATGTGACAGCCGGTTATTCCATCAGTTTCAAGTCGATGTCGCCGCGTTCAAAAGGAGCGATTGCCCTGACCGCACGTAAAGGGATGGATCAGGCGGAGGTGGATGCGATCTGGGCCGAGCATGGCGATGACATCACTGTGCTCAACAATATCACGCATCTGCGGATCCTGTCCCTGCCCTATACGTCCCCCAATCGCGCGCTCACCAAACGACAGCGCGAGGTGCTCGCCTGGGTTGGCGACGGCAAGACCGTGCAGGATATCGCCATGCTCCTTGAGCTGACGCCCGCGACGATTGAAAAACACCTGCGGCTGGCGCGCGAGGCGCTGAGTGTCGAGACCACGGCACAGGCGGTTTTGAAGGCCGCGTTCCAAAATCAGATGTTCGTGCTCGATACGTGA
- the phoU gene encoding phosphate signaling complex protein PhoU: protein MNETHIASAFDRDLEAIQAQIMKMGGMVEHAIAQAAQSLETRDEELAEQVRDRDRAIDDLEEQVNEATARLIALRAPTAVDLRLALSVLKISSNLERIGDYAKNMAKRTTVLAQMPAIEGAPAALRRMAREVERMLKDALDAYIRRDAELAQTVLLNDHDVDQMYNALFREFLTFMMEDPRNITACMHLHFIAKNTERMGDHVTNIAEQVIYLVTGELPEATRPKVDNVAQSGGFGLEVE from the coding sequence ATGAACGAAACACATATCGCATCGGCCTTCGACCGCGATCTTGAAGCGATCCAGGCGCAGATCATGAAGATGGGCGGGATGGTCGAACATGCAATCGCCCAGGCCGCGCAATCGCTGGAAACCCGCGACGAGGAACTGGCCGAGCAGGTCCGCGACCGCGACCGCGCCATCGATGACCTCGAAGAGCAGGTCAATGAGGCCACCGCCCGGCTGATCGCGCTGAGGGCCCCAACGGCGGTCGACCTGCGCCTGGCGCTGAGCGTGCTCAAGATCAGCTCCAACCTCGAGCGGATCGGCGACTATGCCAAGAACATGGCCAAGCGAACCACCGTGCTGGCACAGATGCCTGCCATCGAAGGGGCGCCCGCCGCCCTGCGCCGCATGGCGCGCGAGGTGGAGCGGATGCTCAAGGACGCGCTGGATGCCTATATTCGGCGTGACGCAGAACTTGCGCAAACCGTGTTGCTGAACGATCATGATGTGGACCAGATGTATAACGCCCTGTTCCGCGAGTTCCTGACCTTCATGATGGAGGATCCGCGCAACATCACCGCCTGCATGCATCTGCACTTCATCGCCAAGAATACCGAACGCATGGGGGACCATGTGACCAACATCGCCGAACAGGTGATTTATCTCGTGACCGGCGAACTGCCTGAAGCCACTCGTCCCAAGGTCGACAATGTTGCGCAGAGCGGCGGCTTCGGGCTGGAGGTGGAGTAA
- the rpsB gene encoding 30S ribosomal protein S2: MALPEFTMRQLLEAGVHFGHQTQRWNPRMGEFIYGARNGIHILDLTQTVPMLDAALNAIRETTAKGGRILFVGTKRQAAGPIAEAAEKSAQYYMNHRWLGGTLTNWKTVSQSIKRLKDIDEAMASGAEGLTKKERLGMERDQEKLQASLGGIRELGGTPDMLFVIDVRKEALAVAEANKLGIPVVAVVDTNCSPEGVDYLIPGNDDAARAISLYCDLAARAALDGMSAQLGAAGVDLGAMEEAPVEEVVAEAEAPAEAPAEETAAES, from the coding sequence ATGGCTCTTCCTGAGTTCACCATGCGCCAGCTGCTTGAAGCCGGCGTTCACTTTGGCCACCAAACGCAACGCTGGAACCCCCGTATGGGCGAGTTCATCTATGGCGCGCGCAATGGCATTCACATTCTCGACCTCACGCAAACCGTGCCGATGCTGGACGCGGCGCTGAACGCGATCCGCGAGACCACCGCCAAGGGCGGGCGCATCCTCTTTGTCGGCACCAAGCGCCAGGCCGCTGGGCCGATCGCTGAAGCCGCTGAGAAATCGGCGCAATACTACATGAATCACCGCTGGCTCGGTGGCACGCTGACCAACTGGAAAACCGTGTCGCAATCGATCAAGCGCCTGAAAGACATCGACGAAGCGATGGCGTCGGGTGCCGAGGGCCTCACCAAGAAAGAGCGCCTTGGCATGGAACGTGACCAGGAGAAGCTGCAAGCCTCCCTGGGCGGTATCCGCGAGCTGGGCGGCACGCCCGACATGCTGTTCGTCATCGACGTGCGCAAGGAAGCGCTGGCCGTTGCCGAAGCCAACAAGCTGGGCATCCCGGTTGTGGCTGTGGTCGACACCAACTGCTCGCCCGAGGGTGTGGATTACCTGATCCCCGGCAATGACGACGCTGCCCGCGCGATTTCGCTTTACTGCGACCTCGCCGCCCGTGCCGCACTGGACGGCATGAGCGCCCAGCTTGGCGCAGCAGGCGTTGACCTTGGTGCCATGGAAGAGGCGCCGGTCGAAGAGGTTGTCGCCGAAGCCGAGGCCCCCGCCGAAGCTCCTGCCGAAGAAACCGCCGCCGAGAGCTGA
- the phoB gene encoding phosphate regulon transcriptional regulator PhoB, whose protein sequence is MAAERPCVLIVEDEPAQREVLSYNLAAEGYDVAYAENGEDALLQVRESCPDLIVLDWMLPNVSGIEVCRQLKSRADTRPIPVIMLSARSEEVDRVRGLETGADDYVVKPYSVAELMARIRTQLRRTRPASVGQTLEFDDIVLDAETHRVTRAGKQVKLGPTEFRLLATFMEKPGRVFSRDQLLDRVWGRDIYVDTRTVDVHIGRLRKALSASGGSDPLRTVRGTGYALG, encoded by the coding sequence ATGGCGGCTGAACGACCCTGCGTTCTGATTGTCGAGGACGAGCCGGCGCAGCGCGAAGTTCTGAGCTATAACCTCGCTGCCGAAGGCTATGACGTGGCCTATGCGGAAAATGGCGAAGACGCCCTTTTGCAGGTCAGGGAAAGCTGCCCGGACCTTATCGTGCTGGACTGGATGCTGCCCAATGTGTCGGGCATCGAGGTGTGTCGGCAGCTCAAATCCCGTGCCGACACCCGGCCGATCCCGGTGATCATGCTGTCGGCCCGCTCCGAAGAGGTGGACCGGGTGCGCGGGCTGGAGACAGGTGCTGACGATTATGTGGTCAAACCCTATTCCGTGGCCGAACTGATGGCGCGGATACGCACACAGCTGCGCCGGACGCGTCCCGCGTCGGTGGGTCAGACGCTGGAATTTGACGATATCGTGCTCGATGCCGAGACCCATCGGGTGACACGCGCGGGCAAACAGGTGAAGCTTGGCCCGACGGAGTTCCGCCTGCTGGCCACCTTCATGGAAAAGCCGGGAAGGGTCTTTAGCCGGGATCAGTTGCTCGACCGGGTCTGGGGCCGGGATATCTATGTGGATACGCGGACGGTCGATGTGCATATAGGCCGGTTGCGCAAGGCGCTCAGCGCTTCAGGCGGGAGCGATCCGCTTCGTACGGTGCGTGGCACAGGCTACGCTCTGGGCTGA
- a CDS encoding LysR substrate-binding domain-containing protein, producing the protein MSLPRRYLPSISALRALEALDRLGSATAVADELNQTQSAVSRQLKGLEEQLDQSLFIRRNRRIVLTSAAQNYAADVRRALGQIAQASMKLSLNPAGGTVNLAILPTFGMRWLVPRLAEFSQAHPDVTVNFTSRLEPFNFATEPFDAAIYFGRPPWPGLEHLRLKSDSVLPVCTPELLAGRLPARPEDLLSLPLMHIATRPEAWAAWFAQYGVDGAHVTGTVHDQFSTLLQAALHGLGVALAPEYLVQADLASGRLSAAWGGPVESPGAYYLVWPVEKRGDAALMTFRRWLAGQAEAEDDPLPR; encoded by the coding sequence ATGTCCCTGCCCCGCCGCTATCTGCCTTCGATTTCTGCGTTACGCGCATTGGAAGCTCTGGACCGGCTGGGCAGCGCAACCGCGGTCGCTGATGAGCTGAACCAGACCCAAAGTGCTGTCAGTCGACAGCTCAAGGGGTTGGAAGAACAGCTTGATCAGAGCCTGTTCATTCGTCGGAACCGTCGGATTGTCCTGACAAGTGCCGCGCAGAATTACGCGGCGGATGTGCGCCGGGCGCTGGGGCAGATCGCGCAGGCCTCCATGAAGCTCAGCCTCAATCCGGCGGGCGGGACGGTCAATCTCGCCATTCTGCCGACCTTCGGGATGCGCTGGCTGGTGCCGCGACTCGCAGAGTTTTCTCAGGCGCATCCAGATGTCACGGTCAATTTCACCTCACGCCTGGAGCCGTTTAACTTTGCGACGGAACCCTTTGATGCAGCAATCTATTTTGGCCGTCCTCCCTGGCCGGGCCTGGAGCATCTGAGGTTGAAATCCGATTCCGTACTGCCCGTCTGCACTCCCGAACTCCTGGCGGGCCGCCTTCCGGCGCGCCCCGAAGATCTGCTGAGCCTGCCCTTGATGCATATCGCAACCCGGCCCGAAGCCTGGGCAGCCTGGTTTGCACAATATGGCGTGGATGGTGCCCATGTGACCGGGACGGTGCATGACCAGTTTTCGACCTTGCTGCAAGCGGCGCTGCACGGGCTTGGCGTTGCGCTGGCGCCCGAATATCTGGTCCAGGCGGATCTGGCGAGCGGGCGGCTCAGCGCGGCCTGGGGCGGCCCCGTGGAAAGCCCTGGCGCCTATTATCTGGTCTGGCCAGTGGAAAAACGGGGCGATGCGGCGCTGATGACCTTCCGCCGCTGGCTGGCCGGACAGGCCGAGGCCGAGGATGACCCCCTGCCCCGCTGA
- a CDS encoding serine/threonine protein kinase, giving the protein MQKTIVNSWNEWDPLKHVIVGRADDCHIPPEEPALDAKVPEDSDMRGQWGRRPQETIDRANELLDNFASLLEKRGIRVDRPTPIDHSKPVTTPDFHTDSQFGCMPPRDVLLTVGSEILEATMSYRCRWFEYLNYRPLMQRYWEEDPNFRHESAPKPRLTDADYHPDYLSEKIGVEKRLKWTAEKFFVTTEEEPLFDAADVLRFGRDLVVQHGFTTNLKGIEWIRRHFPDHRVHAVNFPGDPYPIHIDATFTPLRPGLILNNPQRRLPDEQRKMFNDNDWEIVDAAQPAHNTPPPLCYSSTWLSMNVLVLDPKTVCVEASEVYQMEQMDKLGMEVVPVELRDAYAFGGGLHCCTADVYREGGCEDYFPNM; this is encoded by the coding sequence ATGCAGAAAACTATCGTCAACAGCTGGAACGAATGGGATCCGCTGAAACATGTCATCGTGGGTCGCGCCGATGATTGCCACATCCCGCCCGAAGAGCCCGCACTGGACGCCAAGGTGCCCGAAGACAGCGATATGCGCGGGCAGTGGGGCCGCCGGCCGCAGGAGACGATCGACCGGGCCAACGAGCTTCTGGACAATTTTGCGAGCCTTCTGGAAAAGCGCGGCATCCGGGTGGACCGCCCGACGCCGATCGACCACTCCAAGCCCGTCACCACGCCTGATTTTCACACCGACAGCCAGTTCGGCTGCATGCCGCCGCGCGATGTGCTGCTGACGGTGGGCAGTGAAATCCTCGAAGCGACCATGTCCTATCGCTGCCGGTGGTTCGAGTATCTCAACTACCGCCCGCTGATGCAGCGCTACTGGGAGGAAGACCCCAACTTCCGCCATGAAAGCGCGCCCAAACCGCGCCTGACCGATGCGGATTATCACCCTGATTACCTGTCCGAGAAGATCGGCGTGGAAAAGCGCCTGAAATGGACGGCCGAGAAATTCTTTGTCACGACCGAGGAGGAACCCTTGTTCGATGCGGCCGACGTGCTGCGGTTTGGCCGGGATCTGGTGGTGCAGCACGGGTTTACGACCAACCTTAAGGGCATCGAGTGGATCCGGCGGCATTTCCCGGATCACCGTGTGCACGCGGTCAACTTCCCGGGCGATCCGTACCCGATCCACATCGACGCGACCTTCACGCCGCTGCGTCCGGGACTGATCCTGAACAACCCCCAGCGTCGTTTGCCGGATGAACAGCGGAAAATGTTCAACGACAATGACTGGGAAATCGTGGATGCAGCACAGCCTGCGCATAACACGCCGCCGCCGCTGTGCTATTCCTCGACCTGGCTCAGCATGAACGTACTGGTGCTTGACCCCAAGACGGTCTGTGTCGAGGCGTCAGAGGTGTACCAGATGGAACAGATGGACAAGCTCGGCATGGAGGTGGTCCCGGTCGAGCTGCGCGACGCCTATGCCTTTGGCGGCGGTCTGCATTGCTGCACGGCGGATGTCTATCGTGAAGGTGGGTGCGAGGATTATTTCCCGAATATGTGA
- the pstB gene encoding phosphate ABC transporter ATP-binding protein PstB encodes MFDNPTAESALTRTDIKFSARNVQVFYGDNHAIKDVDVDLQDKTVTAFIGPSGCGKSTFLRCLNRMNDTIDICRVKGDIRLDGEDIYDRKVDPVQLRAKVGMVFQKPNPFPKSIYDNVAYGPRIHGLAKTKAELDEIVEKSLRRAALWNEAKDRLNAPGTGLSGGQQQRLCIARAVATAPEVLLMDEPCSALDPIATAQVEELIDELRQNYSVVIVTHSMQQAARVSQKTAFFHLGHLVEFGETGQIFTNPSDERTESYITGRIG; translated from the coding sequence ATGTTTGACAATCCCACCGCGGAGAGTGCTTTGACCCGGACCGATATCAAGTTTTCCGCCCGCAACGTGCAGGTCTTTTACGGCGACAACCATGCCATAAAGGATGTGGATGTTGACCTGCAGGACAAGACGGTGACCGCCTTTATCGGCCCCTCGGGCTGTGGCAAATCCACCTTCCTGCGCTGCCTCAACCGGATGAATGACACGATTGATATCTGCCGGGTGAAGGGCGATATCCGCCTCGATGGCGAAGACATCTATGACCGCAAGGTTGACCCTGTGCAGTTGCGTGCCAAGGTCGGTATGGTGTTTCAGAAACCCAATCCGTTTCCGAAATCGATCTATGACAATGTCGCTTATGGCCCGCGCATTCATGGCCTGGCCAAGACCAAGGCCGAGCTCGATGAGATCGTGGAAAAATCCCTGCGCCGCGCCGCCCTCTGGAACGAGGCCAAGGATCGCCTGAACGCGCCCGGAACAGGGCTTTCGGGCGGGCAGCAGCAGCGGCTGTGCATCGCGCGGGCCGTGGCCACGGCACCGGAAGTGCTGTTGATGGATGAGCCGTGCTCGGCGCTGGATCCCATCGCAACGGCTCAGGTCGAGGAACTGATCGACGAGTTGCGACAGAATTATTCGGTGGTGATCGTGACCCATTCGATGCAGCAGGCCGCCCGGGTCAGCCAGAAAACTGCGTTCTTCCATCTGGGTCATCTGGTGGAGTTCGGTGAAACCGGGCAGATATTCACCAATCCGTCGGACGAGCGCACCGAGAGCTACATCACCGGCCGGATCGGGTAG
- the tsf gene encoding translation elongation factor Ts codes for MAITAAMVKELRDSTGAGMMDAKKALTETDGDMEAAVDWLRTKGLAKAEKKSGRTAAEGLVAVMVEGSKGVAVEVNSETDFVGKNAEFQAMVAGIAKLALNAADLDALMASDMGGKTVQDVVTDKIATIGENMSVRRMASIEGETVVSYVHNAVATDMGKIGVLVAMKGGDAGFGKQVAMHIAATNPAALNEAELDPAVVDKERQIQIDIARESGKPEQVIEKMIEGRMKKYMSEITLVNQSFVINPDLTVGQAAKEVGAEITGFVRMEVGEGIEKKVEDFAAEVAKAAAGA; via the coding sequence ATGGCGATCACTGCTGCAATGGTGAAAGAACTGCGCGACAGCACGGGCGCAGGCATGATGGACGCGAAAAAAGCGCTGACCGAAACCGATGGCGACATGGAAGCCGCTGTTGACTGGCTGCGCACCAAGGGTCTGGCGAAAGCCGAGAAGAAATCGGGCCGCACAGCCGCCGAGGGTCTCGTGGCTGTTATGGTCGAGGGCTCCAAGGGTGTGGCCGTCGAAGTGAACTCCGAAACCGACTTCGTGGGCAAAAACGCCGAGTTTCAGGCCATGGTGGCCGGGATCGCCAAGCTGGCACTCAACGCTGCCGACCTGGACGCGCTGATGGCCTCCGACATGGGCGGCAAGACCGTTCAGGACGTGGTGACCGACAAGATCGCCACCATCGGTGAAAACATGAGCGTGCGCCGCATGGCCTCGATCGAAGGCGAGACGGTTGTGTCCTACGTGCACAACGCCGTGGCCACCGACATGGGCAAGATCGGCGTGCTGGTCGCGATGAAAGGCGGCGATGCAGGCTTTGGCAAGCAGGTGGCGATGCATATCGCGGCCACCAATCCGGCGGCCCTGAACGAGGCCGAGCTGGACCCCGCGGTCGTAGACAAGGAGCGTCAGATCCAGATCGACATCGCCCGTGAAAGCGGCAAGCCCGAGCAGGTCATCGAGAAGATGATCGAAGGCCGGATGAAGAAATACATGTCGGAAATCACGCTGGTGAACCAGTCCTTCGTGATCAACCCCGACCTGACCGTCGGCCAGGCTGCCAAAGAGGTCGGCGCCGAGATCACCGGTTTTGTCCGGATGGAAGTGGGCGAAGGCATCGAGAAGAAAGTCGAAGACTTCGCCGCTGAGGTCGCCAAAGCCGCCGCAGGCGCCTGA
- the pstA gene encoding phosphate ABC transporter permease PstA, protein MTDATATTAPRKGSLLVQDARTARRNRAEARFRAYGLSAILVGLAFLVVLLVTIVSNGTGAFQQSVINVPVYLDPAKLDKDGTGDIEQIKKVSTFGYAPLIQQGLLNAVEAQGIETSLAKAKDMKNLISASAPAQVRDFVLENPERIGETVEFQVLAASRVDGYLKGRVTRDAVADDKNISVEHLDLTDALFEAGIVSKGFNLAFITGADASESRPEQAGMGVAMLGSFFMMLVVLILSLPIGVAASIYLEEFAPKNRFTDLIEVNISNLAAVPSIVFGILGLAVFIQFAHLPQSAPLVGGLVLTLMTLPTIIISTRASLKSVPPSIRDAALGVGASKMQTVFHHVLPLAMPGILTGTIIGLAQALGETAPLLLIGMVGYIATNVPDGIASGLLDPNSAMPAQIYEWAKRADPAYYERAWGGIIILLAFLLTMNIIAILLRRRFERRW, encoded by the coding sequence ATGACCGATGCCACCGCCACAACTGCGCCGCGCAAGGGCTCGCTTCTGGTGCAGGACGCGCGCACGGCCCGCCGCAATCGCGCCGAGGCGCGGTTTCGCGCCTATGGACTGAGCGCGATCCTTGTCGGGCTGGCCTTTCTTGTCGTGCTGCTTGTCACCATCGTCAGCAATGGTACCGGCGCGTTCCAGCAAAGCGTTATCAACGTGCCGGTCTATCTGGATCCGGCCAAGCTCGACAAGGACGGCACGGGCGATATCGAGCAGATCAAGAAAGTGTCCACCTTCGGCTATGCGCCGCTGATTCAGCAGGGGCTGCTGAACGCGGTTGAGGCGCAGGGTATCGAGACCTCCCTAGCCAAAGCCAAGGACATGAAGAACCTGATCTCCGCCTCGGCCCCGGCGCAGGTGCGCGACTTCGTCCTCGAAAACCCGGAACGCATTGGTGAGACGGTGGAGTTTCAGGTGCTGGCGGCGTCCCGTGTGGATGGCTATCTCAAGGGTCGTGTGACACGCGACGCGGTGGCGGATGACAAGAATATCTCGGTCGAGCACCTCGATCTGACCGATGCTCTGTTTGAGGCGGGGATCGTGTCGAAAGGGTTCAACCTGGCCTTCATCACAGGCGCCGACGCATCCGAAAGCCGCCCCGAGCAGGCCGGTATGGGCGTGGCGATGCTGGGTTCGTTCTTCATGATGCTGGTGGTGCTGATCCTGAGCCTGCCCATCGGCGTGGCGGCCTCGATCTATCTTGAGGAATTTGCACCGAAAAACCGGTTCACGGATCTGATCGAGGTGAACATCTCAAACCTCGCCGCGGTGCCGTCCATCGTCTTCGGGATCCTCGGGCTTGCGGTTTTCATCCAGTTCGCGCATCTGCCGCAATCGGCCCCTCTGGTGGGTGGTCTGGTGCTGACCCTGATGACCCTGCCGACGATCATCATCTCAACCCGGGCCTCGCTGAAATCCGTACCGCCGTCGATTCGCGATGCAGCGCTTGGCGTGGGGGCCTCGAAGATGCAGACGGTCTTTCATCACGTTCTGCCGCTCGCCATGCCGGGTATTCTGACAGGCACGATCATCGGCCTTGCGCAGGCTTTGGGTGAAACCGCGCCGCTGCTGCTTATCGGGATGGTCGGCTATATCGCGACGAACGTTCCCGACGGGATCGCCTCGGGTCTGCTGGATCCGAATTCCGCGATGCCCGCACAGATCTATGAATGGGCCAAGCGGGCCGATCCGGCCTATTATGAGCGTGCCTGGGGCGGGATCATCATCCTGCTGGCTTTCCTGCTGACCATGAACATTATCGCCATCCTGCTGCGCCGTCGTTTCGAGCGCCGCTGGTAA
- a CDS encoding cupin domain-containing protein, translating to MPFPSFRDALPALDVPFDPEVVTTRAVAAPEGLLVFFDIHQDTSLAPHSHGPQWGTVIAGELHLTRGGQTTIYRPGETYEIAEGEEHGAFIPAGSQIMDLFAEPDRYPVKR from the coding sequence ATGCCCTTTCCCAGCTTTCGCGATGCGTTGCCGGCACTTGACGTGCCCTTTGATCCCGAGGTGGTCACAACCCGGGCCGTGGCGGCACCCGAAGGTTTGCTGGTCTTCTTCGACATCCATCAGGATACCAGCCTGGCACCGCATTCCCACGGGCCGCAATGGGGGACGGTGATCGCCGGAGAGTTACATCTGACGCGTGGCGGGCAGACCACGATCTACCGCCCAGGCGAGACCTATGAAATCGCCGAGGGCGAAGAGCATGGTGCTTTCATCCCGGCCGGATCGCAGATCATGGACCTCTTCGCCGAACCCGACCGCTATCCGGTCAAGCGATAG